In Flavobacterium piscisymbiosum, the sequence ATTGCACCTTCTCCAATTTGGTCGCAAATGTACTGACGATTCTGACAAAATACAACTAATTCGTCCTTAATAAATTGTAATACTTTCTCGCTAACGTTTTCGGGATAAAGGACATGTACATTTGCACCGGCATCAAGCGTAAAACAAACCGGAATTTGGGTTTCATTTCTGAATTTCCAGATCGCATTTATGATCTGCAAAGTGTTTGGTTTCATTAAAATAAAATACGGCATCGATGTCATCATCATAGCATGCAAAGTCAAAGCTTCACTTTCGACCACTTTAATAAATTCATCTAAATTTCCACTTTCAAAAATGGCAATTAATTGATCCAGATTTTCATGTGCCTGAGCAAAACGTCTTTCGGCATAAGGATGATTGTGCATTAAATCATGTCCTACCGTGCTCGAAACTTGTTTTTCGCCTTTATCAACCAATAAAATAGTGTCCTGATAGTTCTTGAAATTCTCATGAATAGTATATGGAAATTCAATCCCAAATAAATCAGAACTTCCTTCAATATTCGCCTGATTTCCCCATGCAACAACATTTCCTTTTACACTTCTGCAAGCGCTTCCAGAACCTAAACGGGCTAAAAATGATGCTTTTTGATAAAAGTATTCATCCGTCATTTCCGGATTTAAAGCTTTTTCTAAACTCATAAAATTCATCGCCAAAGCTGCCATTCCAGATGCAGAAGAAGCAATTCCTGAACTGTGCGGAAACGTATTTTGAGTATCAATTGTAAAATGATAGTCTTTCAAAAAAGGTAAATACACTTCAATTCGTTCTAAAAACTTCTGAATTTTAGGTTTGAAATCTTCTTTTGACTTTCCTTCAAAAAGTAAATCAAATGAAAAATTGTTTGTCGTGCTGAGCGAAGTCGAAGCATCTCTTTTTTCAAATCCCACTTTAGTAATCGTCTTGCAATTATTAAGCGTAAAACTTACAGATGGATTTGCCGGAATTTGATTGTCTTTTTTTCCCCAATATTTTACTAATGCAATATTGCTGGGAGCGCTCCATTCAAAATTTCCGTTTTCGATCGTCGAAGTATATTTTTTAGGAATAAAATCAGTTGCTGTAACCATGAAATATAAAATTTTGGCAAAGATAGTTTTTAAATATTTTTACCATATAAGTTATATAAGAAATTATAAGTTTGGCTTTGATTAAAATGAACTTATATGGTTTAAACTTTCTTTTTAACTATTTTTGACTAAAATTTGAATAGAATGAAATTAAACAAGATCACCAAAATCGTCGTAGCATTAATAATTTGTTTAATGGTTGGGTATTCTGCAAGCATAGTGACCAGGCCAAGTGTTGAAACGTGGTATCCAACAATTATAAAACCAAGTTTTAATCCGCCAAATTGGATTTTTATGCCGGTTTGGACATTGCTTTATATTTTAATGGCAGTCGCAGCAGGATTGGTTTGGGATAAAATAAAGGAACAAAACCAGGAAGTAAAAGTTGCCTTAGGTTTCTTTTTGATTCAATTGACATTGAATGCTATTTGGTCGTATATATTTTTCGGGTTAAAAAATCCCATGTTGGCTTTGATCGAAATTGCATTATTATGGTTAATGATTTACGAAACGTATTTAAAGTTTACCAAAATCAACAAAACTGCAGGTTATTTACTGATTCCCTATATGGCTTGGGTTGCTTTTGCCGGGATTTTGAATGCTAGTATTTGGTGGTTGAACAGATAAAAAAATTAATTTTTAGTTTCTGCTTTTAGTTTCTTAAACATTTCATTTTTAGCATACAAAAAATCCATTGTAGTTAAAATATTATTGTTTTCTATAAGATTTTTAGATCTTGGGTCGGCGTCGCAGAAATCAATAAAAAGATCTTTTTCTTCGGGTTTTAATTTTAAATCGTTAGTAAAGAAAGAGGAAGGAATAGAGGCCGCTACGAGTTTCTTAAAGCTACTATCCTCAGTTTTTTTCTTGAATTCTTCTTTCTTATCATTTTTAAATAGATTAAAAACTCCTTTTCCGATTCGGGAAAAGTCCATCCCATTTGGAATAGTTCCGTCGTAAACACCTGTATATTTTTGTAAAGAAGCGGCATCTTTTTCGAATTTTACTTTATCCAGATCTTGTTGGGAAATTTTAAATGGCTCAAGTTTCATGTTGGTTACTATAACTTCATCTAATTCTTCAGGTCTTGGAATCATGTTGACAATAATATTATTTTTATCAATGTTTTCCTGGGATATTTTTAATCTTGTAAAAAAGTGATTTTTATGAAAGAAAAGTAAACTATCCTTAGGTCTAACCAAAATTGAAAAGTCTCCTAAATAATCGGTTGTTGTACTGGTTTTGGCTGTTTTATTGATAACTTCTACTTTTTTGAGAGGGAAATTATTAGATAATACCTTTCCCTGGATTAACTTTTCTGTTTGAGAAATAGAAAGCTGATACGTTAAAAAAGAAATTATAGTGAGCAATTTTACTTTCATGAATGAATTTTAGTTTTTAAATCCTGTATTTAACTTTTTAAACTCTTCATTTTTAGCATATAGAAAGTCTATCAATTCCAAATCATTTGATTTTTCTAAAAGTGTTTTAGATTTTGGATCGGCATTACAAAAGTTTAAGAAAATTTCTTTTTCTTCGGGGTTTATTTTTAAATTTTTGATGAAAAAATCTGGAGGACAAGAAGCGATGGCAAGTTTCTTAAAATGATCGTCACGTGGCTCAATCTTTTTCTTCGGTTTGTCAAAAATAGGGTAAATAATATTTATAGCATTTTTAATTTTACCATCATAAACAGTAACCTTGTTAGTAACATCATCAAATTGCTTGCGAATTTTGATTTTATTTATTTCTTCTCTGTCATTGGCGATTTTTTTAAGTTCAGTTTTTTTAAAAATAGATCTGGAAACTACAACATTCTCCAATTCCTCGGCTTTTTGAGTCATCTCAACAATGAGATAGCTTTTTTCCAGATCTTTCAAAGTTAGCTTCAATCTTGTAAATAAATAATCCTTTGAAAAAAACAATAGACTGTCCTGCTCTTTTGCTAAAATAGAAAACTCTCCCAATTCATTTGTTCTCGTACTTGTTTTGGCGGTTTTGTTTATAACCTCAACTTTATTAAGCGGATAATCTTTAGAAATAACTTTTCCGTAAAGCAGTTTTTCTGTTTGAGAAATAGAAAGCTGGTAAGTTAAAAAAGAAATTGTGGTAAGCAGTTTTACTTTCATTTGAAAAGTTTTTTTAATCTTTTTTAATTTTTAAGTTCCGTTTTCAGTTTCTGGAATTCTATGTTTTTAGCATATAAAAAATCCATTGTTGTTAGGATATTGTTGTGATCTAAAATCATTTTCGATTTAGGATCAGCATCGCATAGTTCTATAAATAATTCTTTTTCTTCTGGTTTAAGTTTTAAATCTTTAGTAAAAAAATCTTCTGGAATTGAAGCTGCTAATTTTTTAAAATCAACTTTAGAAACTTTCTTTTTGGGTGTATCTTTTTCTTTTTTAAATAAATCAGCAATAAAGCCGCCTACTGCAATAAAATTCATACCATTTACAATACTTCCGTCGTAAACTCCAGTATATTTATGCAAAGAAGCAGAAGGGAATACAGTAGAACCTACACCCGCGGCACCAACATGGGGAAATTTGATGTTTGTAATTACAACTTCCTCTAATTCTTCGGGTTTTAAAATCATATTTACAACAATATCATTCTTGTTAAGGTCTGTTTGAGTAAGTTTTATTCTTTTGAAGAAATAATCTTTCGAGAAAAATATCAAACTGTCTTTAGCATTAACTAAAATGGAGAATTCTCCCAATTCATTAGTGGTGGTGCTTATCTTAGATGTTTTATTGATTACTTCTACATTTTTAAGCGCAAACGTTTCAGATAAAACTTTGCCCTTTAATAGCTTTTCTGTTTGAGAAATAGAAAGTTGGCAGGTAAAAAAAGAAATTGTGGTGAGTAATTTTACTTTCATCTAATGGTATTTAGCTAAAAGTAAAATTATTAGAATTGTCTTAACGAAAACTTATCGAATCTGTAAATTCTTGTTAATTATAGTTTACTCACAAAGTTTTCCAATTCATCATTATTTACTAAAACAGGACCATGTCCAAAACAAAGTATTTTAGGTTTTAAAGAAGCCAGCTTTTTAATCGATTCTCTATTTTTTTGCTGATTATTTGTAAACAGACTTGGCGGTTCATGCAAACCAACAATTGTAGTTAATAAATTCATATTGGTCATAACATCCCCAACAATAAGAACGCCATCAAATTCCCTGAAAAAAGATAAATGACCGCTGGAATGCCCCGGAGTTTCAATAACGGTAAATCCGGCAATACTGTCTCCTTCTTTTAATGTATGAGAAACGGGATGTCCTTTTCCTGCCCAGAATTTCTTTTGGAATTTTGAAATAATATGATTCGGATTTGGGTATTCAGAAATGACATTTCCGTTTTCTGCGGCTTGTTTTTCTGGTTCACTGCACCAAAGCGGAATATTCAACCTCTCGCAAATAATTTTACTGCTTCCCTGATGGTCCGCATGAGCGTGAGTTAATACGTGTTTGGTTATTGTCTTATTTTTTAGAGCATTCAAAATGATATTTCCGGAACTTCCAATTCCGGCATCAATAAGTACATCTTCAATTACATAACAATTAATACCGTTGCGGGGAAATAAAGGAATTTGGTAAACATCCCTGGCTATATTCTTCATCTTTTCAAATTTTATATTTGCAAAGATTTGAATTCAGTTCTTCAATCTACTTGATAAATGTTAAGAAATGTTTTGACGAATTCTGCTCAAAGATTCGGGTGTAATTCCTAAAAAGGAAGCTATATAAATTAAAGGCGTTCGCTGTATTATTTTGGATGGAGCCGATTCTAAAAAAGTTGCATATTTTTCTTTCGCCGGAATCATCTGTAATTTTAAAACGCGATCTGCCATGCAAAGGTAATTTTGCTCAGCAAGAATTCTGCCTACACGTTCCCAATTTGGAATTTCAGCATATAAATACTGCATTTTTTCATGACGGATCGAAAGTACTTCGCAATCCTCAATACATTGAATGTTTTCAAAAGATGTGGTTTGATTGATAAAACTGGAATATGAAGCAATAAAACCGTCGTCACAACTCAGATAAGTAGTGATTTCTTTTCCGTCTTTTAAATAATAAACACGGGCTAATCCTTCAACAATAAAAAAGAGTTTGTTACTGATTTTTCCAATAGAAGAAAGATCCGCTCTGGCATCAAATCTTTCATATTCAAAACAAGAATTAATTTTTTCAATTTCCTTTTCAGAAAACGATGCGATCGATAGTATTTGTTTTTTTAAGGAAGGGTGCATGTTTATAATAATTCTATTAATTCCGAAGCATTATTCAGTATTACTTTTGCGCCGCTGCTTTTCAATTCTTTTTCTGTTCTGTAGCCCCATGTAACCCCAACAGGAAACATATTGGCATTAATTGCAGTTTGCATATCAATATCCGAATCTCCTACGAAAAGAATCTCTTCGGGTTTTAAATTCCATTTTTTACTGATTTCAATCGCTTCAAACGGATTAGGTTTCTTTAGCTCTTCTGTATTTAAACCAATTGCAGTATCAAAATGATTTGGAAATACTTCTGTTGCGATCTTTTTGGTCAGTTCATCGGCTTTGTTAGAGAAAACAGCCATTTTGATGTTTTGTGAGGTCAGGTTTTTTAGCAACTCGACGATTCCATCGTATGGTTTTGTTTTCAGTGTACAGATTTCTCGGTATTCGTTAATCATACATTCAAAACAAATTTCGATTTGTTCGTCTGAGTTATTTGTTGCGGGCAGTGCTTTGCTAACCAAATTTCGTAAACCGCTTCCAATAAAATATTGATAAGTTTCGTATGTATGAGTGGGATAATTTAGACCTGTAAGAACGGTATTCATTGCATCTGAAATGTCTTCTAATGAGTTTACTAACGTTCCGTCTAAATCAAAAATAATTCCTTTAAATTTCATTGTATTATATATTATTGGCTAAAATAAACCCGCTTGTCCAGGCATTTTGGAAATTGAAACCTCCCGTTATGGCATCGATATTAACGATTTCTCCGGCAAAATAAAGGTTTTGATGCAATTTGCTTTCCATGGTTTTAAAATTAATTTCTTTCAAATCGATTCCGCCTGCAGTTACAAATTCTTCTTTGAAAGTACTTTTTCCGTTTACTTTAAATTCGGCTTTTGTAAGTTGAGAAGTTAAATTTTGCAATTGAATTTTAGATAAATCGGCCCATTTTGTTTCCGCTTCGATTCCTGATGCTAAAACCAGACTTTCCCACAAACGATTCGGGAATTCGAAAGGTGATTTTTTAGAAACGGCTTTTTTAGCATGTTCCTGTTTTAAGTCTTTCAGGATTTTCTCGGCATCTTCAGGATCAACATCATTTAACCAATTTACATAGATTGTAAACTGATAATTTTTATCGAATAAAGTACGAGCTCCCCATGCCGAAAGTTTCAAAATTGCAGGACCGCTCATTCCCCAATGCGTGATCAATAAAGGTCCGGTCGATTCGAGTTTGGTATCTTTTACGTTTATGGTAACTTGTGCAGCAACGCCTGGTAATTCTTTTATACGGGAATCTTTGATGTTGAAAGTAAATAGGGAAGGGACAGGACTCACAATGGCGTGTCCTTGTGTTTGTAACATTTCCCAAATTTTCGGGTTACTTCCTGTTGCCAGAACTAATTTTTCGGTAGCGTAATTTTCATCCTGAGTATCAATTTTCCAATGATTTTCAGCGTTAAAAATCGATTGTACACTTTGTCCCGTCAGGACTTTAATACCTAATTTTCCGGTTGCTTCTAAGAAACAATCTATTATGGTTTGAGAAGAATTTGAGACTGGGAACATTCTGCCATCGTCTTCGATTTTAAGTTCTACTCCATGTTTTTCGAACCATTCGATAGTATCTCCCGAACAAAATTGATGGAAAGGTCCACGAAGTTCTTTCTCTCCACGCGGATAAAATTTGACCAATTCATTCGGTTCAAAACAAGCGTGGGTTACATTACATCTTCCGCCGCCGGAAACACGGACTTTAGAAAGTACTTCTTTTCCTCTTTCTAAAATGGCAATTTTTAGTTTCGGATTTTTCTCTGCAATATTAATTGCTGTAAAAAAACCTGCAGCGCCTCCGCCAACAATTATTATGTCGAAATTTTTGATCATATTTTATTTTTTTACCACTGATTTTTTTGCCACGAATTGCACGAATTAGCGCAAATTTTAAATGTTGTGGTTTTTTCTTTTTTTGCCACAGATTTCACAGATTAAAAGGATTG encodes:
- a CDS encoding NAD(P)/FAD-dependent oxidoreductase, encoding MIKNFDIIIVGGGAAGFFTAINIAEKNPKLKIAILERGKEVLSKVRVSGGGRCNVTHACFEPNELVKFYPRGEKELRGPFHQFCSGDTIEWFEKHGVELKIEDDGRMFPVSNSSQTIIDCFLEATGKLGIKVLTGQSVQSIFNAENHWKIDTQDENYATEKLVLATGSNPKIWEMLQTQGHAIVSPVPSLFTFNIKDSRIKELPGVAAQVTINVKDTKLESTGPLLITHWGMSGPAILKLSAWGARTLFDKNYQFTIYVNWLNDVDPEDAEKILKDLKQEHAKKAVSKKSPFEFPNRLWESLVLASGIEAETKWADLSKIQLQNLTSQLTKAEFKVNGKSTFKEEFVTAGGIDLKEINFKTMESKLHQNLYFAGEIVNIDAITGGFNFQNAWTSGFILANNI
- a CDS encoding HAD family hydrolase, with protein sequence MKFKGIIFDLDGTLVNSLEDISDAMNTVLTGLNYPTHTYETYQYFIGSGLRNLVSKALPATNNSDEQIEICFECMINEYREICTLKTKPYDGIVELLKNLTSQNIKMAVFSNKADELTKKIATEVFPNHFDTAIGLNTEELKKPNPFEAIEISKKWNLKPEEILFVGDSDIDMQTAINANMFPVGVTWGYRTEKELKSSGAKVILNNASELIELL
- a CDS encoding diphosphomevalonate/mevalonate 3,5-bisphosphate decarboxylase family protein, giving the protein MVTATDFIPKKYTSTIENGNFEWSAPSNIALVKYWGKKDNQIPANPSVSFTLNNCKTITKVGFEKRDASTSLSTTNNFSFDLLFEGKSKEDFKPKIQKFLERIEVYLPFLKDYHFTIDTQNTFPHSSGIASSASGMAALAMNFMSLEKALNPEMTDEYFYQKASFLARLGSGSACRSVKGNVVAWGNQANIEGSSDLFGIEFPYTIHENFKNYQDTILLVDKGEKQVSSTVGHDLMHNHPYAERRFAQAHENLDQLIAIFESGNLDEFIKVVESEALTLHAMMMTSMPYFILMKPNTLQIINAIWKFRNETQIPVCFTLDAGANVHVLYPENVSEKVLQFIKDELVVFCQNRQYICDQIGEGAIVL
- a CDS encoding MBL fold metallo-hydrolase, giving the protein MKNIARDVYQIPLFPRNGINCYVIEDVLIDAGIGSSGNIILNALKNKTITKHVLTHAHADHQGSSKIICERLNIPLWCSEPEKQAAENGNVISEYPNPNHIISKFQKKFWAGKGHPVSHTLKEGDSIAGFTVIETPGHSSGHLSFFREFDGVLIVGDVMTNMNLLTTIVGLHEPPSLFTNNQQKNRESIKKLASLKPKILCFGHGPVLVNNDELENFVSKL
- a CDS encoding Crp/Fnr family transcriptional regulator, with product MHPSLKKQILSIASFSEKEIEKINSCFEYERFDARADLSSIGKISNKLFFIVEGLARVYYLKDGKEITTYLSCDDGFIASYSSFINQTTSFENIQCIEDCEVLSIRHEKMQYLYAEIPNWERVGRILAEQNYLCMADRVLKLQMIPAKEKYATFLESAPSKIIQRTPLIYIASFLGITPESLSRIRQNIS
- a CDS encoding TspO/MBR family protein, with translation MKLNKITKIVVALIICLMVGYSASIVTRPSVETWYPTIIKPSFNPPNWIFMPVWTLLYILMAVAAGLVWDKIKEQNQEVKVALGFFLIQLTLNAIWSYIFFGLKNPMLALIEIALLWLMIYETYLKFTKINKTAGYLLIPYMAWVAFAGILNASIWWLNR